In Nostoc sp. GT001, a genomic segment contains:
- a CDS encoding N-acetylglucosamine kinase → MSYVLGIDGGGSKTVCVLMDDLYQVLGRGEAGPSNYQSIGREATLQSIQSAIQNAFEAAIITNTDKIDAICLGLAGVGRAADIEVVKDLVKELQNSKLPIFWALQSANIVICNDALIALVGGIGQSVGIVVAAGTGSIVFGRNHQGHTKRVGGWGYILGDEGSAYKIAIAGMNAALKSYDGREMSTSLIEGFKQHLDLESIEDLIELVYRRQWGVKQIAALAPVVDFAAASGDIVANIIIDDAVKELVKATSIVIDAIFSVDSVLEVVTTGSVWRGRCKIHERFAASLIKEFPNVSVIFPRHEPAYGAGLLALQTTQN, encoded by the coding sequence ATGAGTTATGTTTTGGGAATAGATGGCGGCGGTAGCAAAACTGTTTGTGTCTTGATGGATGATTTATATCAAGTGCTAGGTCGTGGTGAAGCTGGGCCATCTAATTATCAGAGTATAGGAAGAGAAGCAACTTTACAATCTATTCAATCAGCAATTCAAAATGCTTTTGAGGCAGCAATAATTACAAATACTGATAAGATTGACGCAATATGTTTGGGTTTAGCGGGTGTAGGTCGTGCAGCAGATATTGAAGTAGTAAAAGATTTAGTTAAAGAATTACAGAATAGCAAATTGCCTATTTTCTGGGCATTGCAATCAGCGAATATTGTAATTTGTAACGATGCTTTAATTGCTTTAGTTGGTGGAATTGGTCAGTCTGTAGGAATTGTGGTTGCAGCTGGCACTGGTTCGATAGTTTTTGGACGAAATCATCAGGGACATACTAAGCGAGTCGGCGGCTGGGGTTATATTTTAGGAGATGAGGGTAGCGCCTATAAAATTGCGATCGCAGGTATGAACGCAGCATTAAAATCTTATGATGGACGGGAAATGTCAACGAGTTTGATAGAGGGTTTCAAACAGCATCTTGATTTGGAAAGTATAGAAGATTTAATAGAATTAGTATATCGCCGACAATGGGGAGTTAAACAGATAGCTGCTTTAGCACCAGTTGTAGATTTTGCAGCCGCATCAGGTGATATAGTAGCGAATATCATAATTGATGATGCTGTCAAAGAGTTAGTAAAAGCTACATCTATAGTAATTGATGCAATTTTTAGTGTTGACTCAGTTTTGGAAGTAGTGACAACAGGAAGTGTGTGGCGCGGTAGATGCAAGATCCATGAAAGATTTGCAGCGTCTCTTATTAAGGAGTTTCCTAATGTAAGCGTGATTTTTCCGAGGCATGAACCTGCTTATGGTGCTGGTTTGTTAGCGTTGCAAACAACTCAAAATTGA
- a CDS encoding dienelactone hydrolase family protein — MQITKRNVELRVDGSLMRVYVAAPKAAGKYPGIVFYSDIYQLGDPMIRLANYLAGYGYVVAAPEIFHRIEPVGSVIEPDDLGRMRGNDDARRTSVADYDADCLAVIEFLKTESAVSSNKIGTLGFCIGGHLAFRAAFQNEIRACVCCYPTGIPSGKLGKEVADTIQRVSEIRGEMLMVFGTLDPHIPESDRQIIIKAIENANIAHQVFLYEAEHTFMRDDGYRYDSSATTAAWSEIITFLGRIFAD; from the coding sequence GTGCAAATCACCAAGCGCAACGTTGAGTTAAGAGTAGATGGCAGCTTAATGCGTGTTTATGTAGCGGCTCCCAAAGCAGCAGGAAAATACCCTGGTATTGTCTTCTACAGTGATATTTATCAGTTAGGCGATCCAATGATTCGTCTAGCTAATTACTTAGCAGGATACGGCTATGTGGTGGCAGCCCCAGAAATTTTTCACCGAATTGAGCCAGTTGGTTCAGTAATTGAGCCAGACGATCTGGGAAGGATGCGCGGTAATGACGATGCGCGTCGAACCTCCGTAGCTGATTATGATGCCGATTGCCTTGCTGTGATTGAATTTCTGAAAACAGAGAGTGCAGTTTCTTCAAATAAAATAGGCACTCTCGGCTTTTGTATAGGTGGACATTTAGCTTTCCGTGCAGCATTTCAAAACGAAATTCGGGCTTGTGTCTGCTGTTACCCTACTGGTATTCCCAGTGGTAAACTGGGTAAAGAGGTAGCCGATACAATCCAGAGAGTAAGTGAAATACGAGGTGAGATGCTAATGGTGTTCGGTACTCTTGACCCTCATATACCAGAGAGCGATCGCCAAATCATAATAAAAGCAATTGAAAATGCTAACATAGCTCACCAAGTTTTCTTGTATGAAGCAGAACATACATTTATGCGCGACGACGGTTATCGTTATGATTCTAGTGCTACCACCGCAGCTTGGTCTGAAATAATAACTTTCTTGGGGCGCATATTTGCAGACTAA
- a CDS encoding FGGY-family carbohydrate kinase: protein MNLYLGIDFGTSGARGAVIDEEACSIQVEVRYAFQDSPAAVTPKIWQEALFALVEQIPEKLRREIKAIAINGTSSTVLLVDAAGNPTDAPLLYNDARGSSVLEDLRNIAPSNHTVLSATSSLAKLLWMRQLPSFSEARYFLHQADWLAFLLHGQLGISDYHNALKLGYDVEGLKYPEWLENLQIPIQLPKVLPPGTPVAELRPEIEDKFGLGRNCLVCAGTTDSIAAFIASGAKLPGEAVTSLGSTLVLKLLSRTRVEDARYGIYSHRLGDLWLTGGASNTGGAVLKQFFTNAELESLSREIDPSKPSDLDYYPLLRVGDRFPINDPNLAPRLSPRPDNPVEFLHGLLESIARIEAQGYELLQQMGADNLSRVYTAGGGAANHTWTAIRAHHLQTPVVASVYTEAAYGTALLAMGERKRG, encoded by the coding sequence ATGAATTTATATTTGGGTATCGACTTCGGCACATCTGGCGCACGCGGTGCAGTTATTGACGAGGAAGCTTGTTCTATTCAAGTTGAGGTACGATATGCCTTCCAGGACTCACCAGCCGCCGTTACGCCAAAAATTTGGCAGGAGGCTTTGTTTGCGCTGGTGGAACAAATACCTGAGAAATTGCGGCGAGAAATTAAAGCGATCGCAATTAATGGGACTTCTTCCACTGTCTTACTAGTCGATGCTGCTGGCAATCCAACAGATGCACCACTGCTGTACAACGATGCGCGGGGATCATCTGTCCTAGAGGATTTGAGGAATATCGCACCCTCTAATCATACCGTGTTGAGTGCCACCTCCAGCCTAGCCAAACTTTTGTGGATGAGACAATTACCCTCATTTAGTGAAGCTAGATATTTCCTGCATCAAGCAGATTGGCTGGCGTTTCTCCTACATGGACAGTTGGGAATTAGTGATTACCATAATGCTTTAAAGCTGGGTTATGACGTGGAGGGGTTGAAATACCCAGAATGGCTAGAAAATTTGCAAATACCGATTCAGCTACCCAAAGTTTTACCTCCTGGTACTCCTGTTGCAGAATTGCGTCCTGAAATTGAGGATAAGTTCGGTTTGGGCCGTAATTGTCTGGTGTGTGCAGGTACAACTGATAGTATTGCGGCTTTTATTGCCAGTGGCGCAAAATTACCTGGTGAAGCCGTGACTTCCCTTGGTTCAACGTTGGTACTAAAGTTGTTAAGTCGTACCCGTGTAGAAGATGCCAGATATGGGATTTACAGTCATCGCTTGGGGGATTTGTGGCTGACTGGGGGTGCTTCTAATACTGGGGGTGCTGTACTCAAGCAATTTTTCACAAACGCTGAGTTAGAAAGCCTTAGCCGGGAGATTGATCCATCAAAACCTAGCGATTTAGATTATTATCCGTTGTTGAGGGTAGGCGATCGCTTTCCGATTAACGATCCCAATCTAGCCCCACGTTTGTCACCACGCCCAGATAATCCAGTGGAATTTTTGCATGGGTTATTAGAAAGCATTGCCCGCATAGAAGCGCAAGGATATGAATTATTACAGCAGATGGGCGCAGACAATCTGAGTCGTGTTTATACTGCTGGCGGTGGCGCGGCTAATCATACTTGGACTGCAATTAGGGCGCATCATTTGCAGACTCCTGTAGTAGCGTCAGTGTACACAGAAGCAGCTTACGGGACAGCCCTGTTGGCGATGGGAGAGAGAAAAAGGGGTTAA
- the psaM gene encoding photosystem I reaction center subunit XII, whose product MSDTQVYIALVVALIPGVLAWRLATELYK is encoded by the coding sequence ATCTCAGATACTCAAGTCTACATCGCTCTTGTTGTAGCCTTGATCCCAGGAGTTCTAGCTTGGCGATTAGCCACAGAACTTTACAAATAA
- a CDS encoding tetratricopeptide repeat protein produces the protein MNIYSFLADDDQQSNQYKYVLNTTSKLQERRKSDRSESIFGDSDLRSCALRLAQQGDYAEAIALLTQLICRHPHNAVDYNNRGLIYFQSGERQKALYDYNTALKLNPYLASAYNNRANYYAACGELAVALTDYDRAIDLKPHHIRAWINRGITWRDLGQYEEAIENFEVALLFGQLEGHIWAERGRTYHLWGDWNCAIADYRRALTQLPSLDNDNDITGCRLRFQLENWLDELLSQSAS, from the coding sequence ATGAATATTTACTCATTTTTAGCCGACGATGACCAGCAAAGTAACCAATATAAGTATGTTTTAAATACTACAAGCAAACTTCAAGAACGGAGGAAAAGCGATCGCAGCGAATCTATTTTTGGGGATAGCGACTTGCGCTCTTGTGCTTTGAGGTTGGCTCAACAAGGAGATTATGCTGAAGCGATCGCACTTTTAACCCAACTAATCTGCCGCCATCCCCACAATGCTGTTGATTACAACAACCGAGGGCTAATTTATTTCCAAAGTGGCGAAAGGCAAAAAGCGCTTTACGACTACAACACCGCCCTGAAACTTAATCCCTATTTGGCTAGTGCTTATAATAACCGAGCAAATTACTACGCGGCTTGTGGAGAATTAGCAGTAGCACTTACCGACTACGATCGAGCAATTGATTTGAAACCTCACCATATCCGGGCATGGATTAACCGAGGTATTACCTGGCGTGATTTAGGGCAATACGAGGAGGCAATTGAGAATTTTGAGGTAGCACTGCTTTTCGGTCAACTAGAAGGTCATATCTGGGCTGAACGCGGCAGAACTTACCATCTTTGGGGTGACTGGAATTGTGCGATCGCTGATTATCGTCGCGCCCTCACTCAACTGCCCTCTCTCGACAACGATAATGATATTACTGGTTGTCGTTTGCGTTTTCAACTTGAAAATTGGCTAGACGAGTTACTATCTCAATCAGCGTCCTAA
- a CDS encoding glutathione S-transferase family protein: MLKLYGGARSRASIVHWYLEELGIPYEFVKLDMQAGEHLKPEYLAINPFGKVPAIVDEDFQVWESGAILLYLADKYSKTPLSPKENAVFSQWVLFANATLGSGIFVEANREREMPRLLTPLNEIFSKQPFLLGNDFTVADVAVGSILNYIPMILKLDLSPYPAVLNYMKQLSERPAFLRSIGGRT, from the coding sequence ATGCTAAAACTTTACGGTGGCGCTCGTAGTCGAGCATCAATTGTTCACTGGTATTTAGAGGAATTAGGAATTCCTTACGAATTCGTCAAGCTTGATATGCAGGCGGGTGAACACCTTAAGCCTGAGTATTTGGCAATCAACCCATTTGGTAAAGTTCCAGCAATTGTTGATGAGGATTTTCAGGTTTGGGAATCTGGGGCAATTTTGTTGTATCTTGCCGATAAGTACAGTAAAACTCCACTTTCACCAAAGGAAAATGCTGTATTTTCCCAATGGGTGTTGTTTGCCAATGCTACCCTTGGCTCAGGAATTTTTGTAGAAGCAAATCGGGAGCGGGAAATGCCCCGCTTGTTGACTCCCTTAAATGAAATTTTCAGTAAGCAACCTTTTTTACTTGGCAATGATTTTACTGTTGCTGATGTAGCAGTGGGGTCTATTTTGAATTACATTCCCATGATCCTGAAGCTAGACCTCAGCCCCTATCCAGCGGTGTTGAACTATATGAAGCAGTTATCTGAACGTCCGGCATTTCTAAGAAGTATTGGCGGACGGACTTAA
- a CDS encoding YajQ family cyclic di-GMP-binding protein, producing MASTFSFDIVSDFDRQELVNAVDQVIRDIKGRYDLKDTETTVELVEESINVSTDSEFTLDSVHTILREKAAKRNLSQKIFDFGKVESASGNRVRQEIKLKKGISQEIAKQISKLIRDEFKKVQASIQGDAVRVSAKSKDDLQVVMQRLKQEDYPVALQFTNYR from the coding sequence ATGGCTTCTACTTTTTCCTTTGACATTGTGAGCGACTTTGACCGACAAGAGTTGGTTAACGCCGTCGATCAAGTTATACGAGACATCAAAGGTCGTTACGACCTCAAAGACACTGAAACTACTGTCGAGTTAGTCGAAGAAAGCATTAACGTTAGCACTGACAGCGAGTTTACCTTAGATTCCGTACACACCATTCTGCGAGAAAAAGCCGCCAAGCGTAACCTCTCCCAAAAAATCTTTGATTTTGGCAAGGTTGAATCAGCCAGTGGTAATCGCGTGCGTCAAGAAATCAAACTCAAAAAAGGCATAAGTCAGGAAATCGCCAAACAAATTTCCAAATTGATTCGGGATGAATTTAAAAAGGTACAAGCTTCAATTCAAGGGGATGCTGTACGGGTTTCTGCCAAATCTAAAGATGACTTGCAAGTTGTCATGCAGCGGCTAAAACAAGAAGACTACCCAGTTGCTTTGCAATTTACAAATTATCGTTAA
- a CDS encoding MAPEG family protein — translation MIIFLYSIAAAVVLIYVPFLVVAYARVRIGPEMLSTPRAMFDKLPPYAQRATWAHQNTFEAFMVFAAAALMAYVTGVNSFTAQVAAIAFVVARFLYSIFYILNIPLLRSLMFAIGIFSCATLFFLSIIQATN, via the coding sequence ATGATAATTTTTTTGTACTCGATCGCTGCTGCCGTCGTTCTAATTTATGTGCCATTTTTGGTGGTAGCTTATGCCCGTGTGCGTATTGGGCCTGAAATGCTTTCTACTCCTCGCGCCATGTTTGATAAATTGCCACCTTATGCCCAACGAGCTACTTGGGCACATCAGAACACCTTTGAAGCCTTTATGGTGTTTGCCGCAGCCGCATTGATGGCTTATGTAACTGGTGTAAATTCTTTTACAGCCCAAGTAGCGGCGATCGCTTTTGTGGTGGCCCGTTTCCTATACTCGATTTTTTATATTTTGAATATACCCCTTTTGCGATCGCTCATGTTTGCCATTGGTATCTTTAGCTGTGCCACTCTCTTTTTCTTGAGCATCATCCAAGCTACTAATTAA
- a CDS encoding GIY-YIG nuclease family protein, producing the protein MDLTAIDPLKLPSLPLEKKANLPDCPAIYFAISGSGEILYIGRTADLARRWISHHRKIVAMSNLSFLRIYTLFGKISGSFSLIISIFEPINRPY; encoded by the coding sequence ATGGATTTAACGGCAATTGATCCCCTGAAACTACCCTCCCTTCCATTGGAGAAAAAAGCTAATCTCCCTGACTGTCCAGCCATCTATTTCGCGATTTCTGGTTCTGGGGAAATTCTCTACATAGGCAGAACTGCTGATCTTGCACGTCGTTGGATATCACATCATCGAAAAATAGTTGCAATGTCTAACTTAAGTTTTCTTCGCATCTACACGCTGTTTGGTAAAATATCTGGGTCGTTTAGTCTGATTATCTCCATCTTTGAGCCAATCAACAGACCTTATTAA
- a CDS encoding phosphotransacetylase family protein, which yields MPKSPKYLLIGSTENYSGKSATVLGLSHQLQQKGLDITYGKPLGTSFNSSSGTVIEEDVQFIALSLNLPENRVAPTMLALDEPNVQKRLRGEDKTDYQQSLIQQYLHKSQGDLVLLEGPGDLSEGNLFDLSLLQMAEVLDAGVLLVSRYKSLLSVEALLAAKRRVGDRLIGVVINDIPVTQLEAVETLVLPFLEQQGIPVLAMLPNSDLLRSVSVGELVKQLKADVLCRNDRMDLLVESLAIGAMNVNSAVKYFRKRRNMAVVTGGDRVEIQQAALETSTQCLILTGQLPPPPFILSRAEELEIPILSVDLDTLTTVGIVDRTFGQVRVHEPIKVQYIRQLMSEHFDIDRLLSKLGLTPAAALS from the coding sequence GTGCCAAAATCCCCTAAATATTTGCTGATTGGATCGACCGAGAATTACAGCGGTAAATCTGCAACTGTTCTGGGTTTGTCTCATCAGCTACAGCAAAAAGGTCTGGATATTACCTACGGTAAACCGCTCGGTACGTCTTTCAATTCGTCCAGTGGAACCGTAATTGAGGAAGATGTCCAGTTCATCGCTCTTAGCCTCAATTTGCCGGAAAACCGCGTTGCACCTACAATGCTGGCTTTGGATGAACCAAATGTGCAAAAGCGCTTACGGGGGGAAGACAAAACCGATTATCAGCAGTCCCTAATACAGCAATATTTACATAAGTCTCAAGGAGATTTGGTGTTATTGGAAGGGCCTGGTGATTTGTCCGAAGGCAATTTGTTTGATTTGTCTTTGCTGCAAATGGCTGAAGTATTGGATGCTGGTGTGCTGTTAGTAAGCCGCTATAAATCCTTGCTTTCGGTTGAGGCACTATTGGCTGCTAAAAGGCGTGTGGGCGATCGCTTGATTGGAGTTGTGATCAATGATATCCCTGTCACTCAACTAGAAGCAGTTGAAACTCTCGTGCTACCATTTTTGGAACAGCAGGGTATTCCAGTGCTAGCAATGTTGCCAAACAGCGATTTGCTCCGCAGTGTGAGTGTTGGCGAACTAGTCAAGCAGTTAAAGGCTGATGTTCTCTGTCGTAACGATCGCATGGATTTGTTGGTAGAAAGTCTGGCAATTGGAGCGATGAATGTCAATTCAGCTGTGAAATATTTCCGCAAACGCCGGAATATGGCAGTGGTGACAGGAGGCGATCGGGTGGAAATTCAGCAAGCGGCTTTGGAAACTTCTACCCAATGTTTAATTCTCACTGGGCAACTACCACCCCCACCGTTCATTCTCAGTCGCGCTGAAGAACTAGAAATACCCATTTTGTCTGTTGACTTAGATACCCTCACTACTGTCGGAATTGTTGACCGCACTTTTGGTCAAGTCCGTGTCCACGAGCCTATTAAGGTTCAGTATATTCGCCAGTTGATGTCCGAGCATTTTGACATTGACCGCTTGTTATCCAAACTAGGTTTAACTCCCGCAGCGGCATTGTCTTAG
- a CDS encoding pentapeptide repeat-containing protein, with amino-acid sequence MSASELFTAILQEANFKNVGLNHTDLAGADLSGASLNMANLTDANLAVVKNANIQWSYYVHHYLARCATYS; translated from the coding sequence TTGAGTGCTTCTGAATTGTTCACTGCCATTTTGCAGGAAGCCAATTTCAAGAATGTGGGTTTGAATCATACCGATTTGGCTGGCGCTGATTTGAGCGGAGCTTCTCTCAACATGGCCAACCTCACTGATGCTAATTTGGCTGTTGTTAAAAATGCCAACATTCAGTGGAGCTATTATGTACACCACTACCTAGCGCGATGTGCGACTTATTCTTAA
- a CDS encoding response regulator — translation MTQKILIVDDEPNILILMEQALEALEDEGVELLTARNGEEALETIKAEKPNLVFLDVMMPKMNGLQVCHVVKHDLQMTDIYIIILTAKGQEFDKQKGLEVGADLYLTKPFRPKEVLEKSMQVLGF, via the coding sequence ATGACCCAGAAAATTCTAATTGTTGACGATGAACCCAATATCTTGATTTTGATGGAACAAGCTTTAGAAGCATTAGAAGATGAGGGTGTTGAACTTCTAACTGCTAGAAATGGAGAAGAAGCTCTCGAAACTATTAAAGCTGAAAAACCAAACCTGGTTTTTCTTGATGTGATGATGCCGAAAATGAATGGTCTGCAAGTCTGCCATGTTGTAAAACACGACTTACAAATGACTGATATCTACATTATAATTTTGACAGCTAAGGGACAGGAATTTGATAAACAAAAAGGACTTGAGGTTGGTGCAGACTTATATCTAACTAAACCATTTCGCCCCAAAGAAGTTCTTGAAAAATCAATGCAGGTGTTGGGCTTTTGA
- a CDS encoding PAS domain S-box protein — MFNQLDEYKKILKQSEERFRSLVTATTQIVWVSTSEGICFELASWIAYTGQSLAEAENGGWIDAVHPDDRPLTAQAWGVAVANRSLYEIEYRIRGQDGSYRHFFVCGAPVLEEDGSIREWVGTCTDIHDRKVAEAEKECIEARYRSLVTATSQMVWITTPDGLQKADMSEWRAYTGQTIAEADGWGWLDAVHPDDRPLTAEIWSAAVANRSLYEVEYRVRGKDGTYRYFFACGTPILEEDGSIREWVGTCTDIHDRKLAEAENQRLQERYRSLVTATSQIIWGATPEGSGISSEMLTWMDYTGQSEAEVEGWGWIDPIHPDDRANSTEVWNAAVANRGIYQTEYRLRSKDGTYRYFSVCGAPVLEKDGSIREWIGTCTDIHDRKQAEAENQRLLDMLNHSSDAIIVRDMGDKISHWNQGAERLYGWTREEVKGQCIQAFIKKTFLKPKEEIIAELLDQGNWEGEVEHLTHEGKLIIVQSRWTLQRDIDRQPCAVLEINTDITARKQAEISLRQLNQELEARVIERTAALQNTLAEAQGLNAILDNLADGLLVADTTGQITHFNPAFLAMYELTATALNGHYRELPISGLADLVARTQSHPGEVFSAEVALTKERIGQAVATAIFKKTTDSEPSTCFGSALLIRDVTAEKEIDQMKTDFISTVSHELRTPLTSVLGFASIIQEKLETDVFPMISTEDRKLQKTIKRVADNLNIIVSEAERLTSLINDVLDIAKMEAGKVEWHMQPIDPSELMDWATNSTAGLFETNGLQLVSEIEPGLPQIVGDRNRLLQVLINLISNAVKFTESGCVTCRVKQGNDGVCISVIDTGIGIAPEDQPKVFEKFRQVGDTLTDKPKGTGLGLPICKQIVDHHGGRIWVESEPGKGSIFSFIIPTYASDQKTTANLNLDTLVKQLKEHVITKSAVLNQNRKTILVVDDDANIRELLRQQLENEGYNVREGKDGMDAIHQIKIARPDLILLDVMMPQINGFDVAAVLKNDPQTADIPIIILSIIENKERGYHIGIDRYLTKPIDTEKLLNEIGSLLYQGTSSKKVLVVDKNASALKTLSDVLQTQGYSVIEASDPQECIYKALSAKPDMIIIDSIFSQEADLVKTLRFEKELENVFFIMLSEQ; from the coding sequence ATGTTTAACCAACTTGATGAATACAAAAAAATCTTAAAACAGAGTGAAGAACGGTTTCGGTCTTTGGTGACAGCTACCACGCAAATTGTCTGGGTATCTACATCAGAAGGAATATGTTTTGAACTGGCAAGCTGGATAGCTTATACAGGTCAAAGTCTAGCTGAAGCTGAAAATGGGGGCTGGATTGATGCCGTTCATCCTGATGATCGTCCCCTCACCGCCCAAGCCTGGGGTGTAGCCGTAGCCAACCGCAGCCTCTATGAAATTGAATACCGGATTCGTGGACAAGACGGCTCATACCGCCACTTCTTTGTTTGTGGCGCACCTGTCCTCGAAGAAGACGGTAGCATCCGCGAGTGGGTAGGCACTTGCACTGATATTCACGATCGCAAGGTAGCAGAAGCCGAAAAGGAGTGTATCGAAGCCCGATACCGCTCTTTAGTGACAGCTACCTCCCAAATGGTTTGGATTACCACTCCTGACGGACTGCAAAAGGCAGACATGTCTGAGTGGAGAGCCTACACGGGTCAGACAATAGCTGAAGCCGATGGCTGGGGCTGGTTAGATGCCGTTCATCCTGATGACCGTCCCCTCACCGCCGAAATTTGGAGTGCTGCTGTGGCTAACCGCAGCCTCTATGAAGTGGAATATCGGGTGCGTGGCAAAGATGGCACTTATCGCTACTTTTTTGCCTGTGGTACTCCCATTTTAGAAGAAGACGGCAGTATCCGCGAGTGGGTAGGTACTTGCACTGATATTCACGATCGCAAACTGGCAGAAGCCGAAAATCAGCGTCTTCAAGAACGATATCGCTCCTTAGTAACTGCTACTTCACAGATCATCTGGGGAGCTACCCCGGAAGGATCGGGGATAAGCAGTGAAATGCTCACCTGGATGGACTATACGGGGCAGAGCGAAGCTGAAGTAGAAGGTTGGGGCTGGATCGATCCAATTCACCCCGATGACCGTGCCAACTCTACAGAAGTTTGGAATGCTGCTGTGGCAAACCGAGGTATTTACCAAACCGAATATCGGCTGCGTAGCAAGGATGGCACATACCGCTACTTCTCTGTCTGTGGTGCGCCCGTCCTGGAAAAAGACGGCAGTATTCGGGAATGGATTGGCACCTGTACTGATATTCACGATCGCAAGCAGGCAGAAGCTGAAAATCAACGTTTATTGGATATGTTGAATCATTCCAGCGATGCCATCATCGTCCGCGACATGGGCGACAAAATCTCTCACTGGAATCAGGGTGCCGAAAGACTCTACGGTTGGACGCGTGAAGAAGTGAAAGGCCAATGCATTCAGGCTTTTATCAAAAAAACCTTTCTCAAGCCAAAGGAAGAAATTATCGCAGAGTTATTAGATCAAGGTAATTGGGAAGGAGAAGTGGAACATCTGACCCATGAAGGCAAACTGATTATCGTCCAGAGCCGATGGACGTTGCAACGGGACATCGACCGTCAGCCCTGCGCGGTGCTGGAAATCAATACCGACATCACTGCCCGCAAACAAGCAGAAATCTCTCTGCGGCAACTGAATCAAGAATTAGAAGCCAGAGTTATAGAGCGGACAGCTGCACTGCAAAATACCCTAGCAGAAGCACAGGGATTAAATGCCATTTTAGATAACTTAGCTGATGGTTTGTTAGTGGCAGACACCACAGGACAAATTACCCACTTCAATCCTGCTTTTTTAGCCATGTATGAATTGACAGCTACCGCCCTCAACGGTCACTACCGAGAATTGCCGATATCTGGTTTAGCAGACCTGGTTGCACGAACTCAGTCCCATCCCGGTGAGGTGTTCTCTGCCGAAGTTGCATTGACCAAAGAACGTATTGGTCAAGCAGTAGCAACCGCCATTTTCAAAAAGACAACAGATTCAGAACCCTCTACCTGCTTTGGTTCTGCACTACTGATTCGAGATGTAACGGCAGAAAAGGAAATCGACCAGATGAAGACCGATTTCATCTCAACAGTTTCCCACGAGCTGCGGACGCCACTAACTTCTGTCCTCGGTTTTGCGTCCATCATTCAAGAAAAGCTGGAAACCGATGTGTTCCCCATGATTTCTACCGAAGACCGTAAGCTTCAAAAAACGATTAAGCGGGTAGCTGACAATCTCAACATTATTGTGTCGGAAGCAGAACGGCTCACGTCTTTGATTAACGATGTCCTGGATATCGCCAAGATGGAAGCAGGTAAGGTGGAATGGCACATGCAGCCGATTGATCCCAGCGAATTAATGGATTGGGCAACCAATTCTACCGCCGGATTATTTGAAACCAATGGCTTGCAATTGGTCAGCGAGATTGAACCTGGACTGCCTCAGATAGTAGGCGATCGCAACCGTCTGCTGCAAGTTTTAATCAACCTGATTTCCAATGCCGTTAAGTTTACTGAATCTGGTTGTGTCACCTGTCGCGTTAAACAAGGAAATGACGGTGTTTGCATCAGCGTCATCGATACGGGTATTGGGATTGCACCCGAAGATCAGCCGAAAGTATTCGAGAAATTCCGCCAAGTTGGCGACACCCTCACCGACAAACCCAAAGGCACAGGGTTAGGACTGCCCATCTGTAAACAAATCGTCGATCATCACGGCGGTAGAATCTGGGTTGAAAGTGAACCAGGTAAAGGCAGCATATTCTCGTTCATCATTCCCACCTATGCCAGCGATCAAAAAACCACTGCTAATCTGAATTTGGATACGCTTGTCAAACAACTCAAAGAACACGTCATCACCAAAAGCGCTGTGTTGAACCAAAACCGTAAAACCATTTTGGTTGTAGATGATGACGCTAACATTCGCGAACTGCTGCGTCAACAACTGGAAAACGAAGGCTACAATGTTCGCGAAGGAAAGGACGGCATGGATGCAATTCATCAAATCAAAATAGCCCGTCCCGATCTGATTCTCTTGGACGTGATGATGCCCCAAATCAACGGCTTCGATGTGGCAGCCGTTCTCAAAAATGATCCTCAGACCGCAGACATTCCAATTATCATTCTGTCAATTATTGAAAACAAAGAACGGGGCTATCACATTGGCATCGATCGCTATCTTACCAAGCCCATTGATACAGAAAAACTCCTCAACGAAATTGGCTCGCTGCTTTACCAAGGCACTTCTAGTAAAAAGGTATTGGTTGTAGATAAAAATGCATCAGCCTTAAAAACCCTATCAGATGTACTGCAAACTCAGGGATACAGCGTGATTGAAGCCTCCGATCCGCAAGAATGCATTTATAAAGCCCTGTCAGCCAAACCTGACATGATTATCATCGATTCTATCTTCTCTCAAGAAGCCGATTTGGTGAAAACCCTACGCTTTGAGAAAGAGTTGGAAAATGTATTTTTTATTATGTTGTCTGAACAGTAA